Proteins found in one Brachypodium distachyon strain Bd21 chromosome 5, Brachypodium_distachyon_v3.0, whole genome shotgun sequence genomic segment:
- the LOC100830183 gene encoding uncharacterized protein LOC100830183, translated as MNTYHSLLWYRSGFNTDIKVDHINNHLAGSFNSWIREIKDLPIHELMDSLRIMIVSLFNKRRTLSNMLYGDKLSSIVQQQVCRSRKLGHFHVDNASVYNSEVLDTRNGRRHVVTLDQHECTCLEWQATGKPCPHAIVVLAGKTHLMLGEYLHEYYSVERFKAAYAGVVPPLTNQSQWPEVELGYELCAPGITRKSGRPKHKRFKSFLERRGKKGTKGQMKGGKGKGKDADLEDLDPLAVTRGKGSKNKQRCARCHLLGHRANSQHCVFSLPRLPRVCGKKKKEAEAAKEEVEAREEPAEVHVVAEGSSEEWTGGESSSRMRCRWPVHVLKSGLKLKMVFLMLLLLKKWKKLVLMPLLLKKWKKLVLMPRLLKKWKKLVLMPRLLSSGRSWC; from the exons ATGAACACTTACCACTCGTTGTTGTGGTACAGAAGTGGATTCAACACAGATATTAAGGTGGATCATATCAACAATCATTTGGCAGGAAGTTTTAACAGTTGGATTAGAGAGATCAAAGATCTGCCTATTCATGAGCTAATGGACAGTCTAAGGATCATGATAGTGAGTCTTTTTAATAAGAGAAGGACTCTTTCTAATATGTTGTATGGTGACAAGCTTTCATCAATTGTCCAACAGCAGGTATGCAGGAGTAGAAAACTTGGGCACTTCCATGTTGACAATGCTTCAGTTTACAATTCTGAAGTTCTGGACACTAGAAATGGCAGGAGGCATGTTGTGACTCTTGACCAGCATGAGTGCACCTGTCTTGAATGGCAAGCAACTGGAAAGCCCTGCCCACATGCTATTGTGGTTTTGGCAGGGAAAACTCACTTGATGTTGGGGGAATATTTGCATGAGTATTACTCCGTTGAGAGATTTAAGGCAGCTTATGCTGGAGTTGTGCCTCCACTTACTAACCAATCTCAATGGCCTGAAGTGGAACTTGGATATGAGCTTTGTGCCCCTGGCATCACTAGGAAATCTGGTAGGCCTAAACATAAGCGCTTCAAAAGTTTTTTAGAGCGAAGGGGAAAGAAAGGAACAAAAGGGCAAATGAAAGGGggcaaaggaaaaggaaaggacGCAGATTTGGAGGATTTGGACCCTTTAGCGGTAACGAGAGGGAAAGGCAGTAAGAACAAACAGAGGTGCGCTAGATGTCACCTATTAGGACATCGAGCAAATTCTCAGCACTGCGTATTCAGCCTGCCGAGGCTGCCAAG GGTGTgtggaaagaagaagaaagaagcagaagcagcaaaaGAAGAAGTAGAAGCAAGAGAAGAGCCGGCTGAGGTGCATGTTGTTGCAGAAGGCAGTTCTGAAGAGTGGACAGGGGGAGAGAGTTCTAGCAGGATGAGGTGCAGGTGGCCAGTCCATGTGTTGAAGAGTGGACTGAAGCTGAAAATGGTATTTTtgatgctgctgttgctgaaGAAGTGGAAGAAGCTGGTGTTGATGCCGCTGTTGCTGAAGAAGTGGAAGAAGCTGGTGTTGATGCCGCGGTTGCTGAAGAAGTGGAAGAAGCTGGTGTTGATGCCGCGGTTGTTATCAAGTGGAAGAAGCTGGTGTTGA